A portion of the Microbacterium hominis genome contains these proteins:
- a CDS encoding histidinol-phosphate transaminase, with protein MGQVTVRLDDLPLRDDLRGKKPYGAPQAPLPIALNVNENTHPVPQEVADDILDSIALALRDVNRYPDREFTALREGFADYLGHGLTREQIWAANGSNEVLQHVLQAFAGPGRTAFGFTPTYSMYPLLTRGTGATWIAGERGADFSVDASSAASQVADAAPDVVFLCAPNNPTGTPMGLDVIEAVYDATLGIVVVDEAYQEFAPRDERSALTLLPGRERLVVSRTMSKAFAFAGARVGYLAADPALVDALRLVRLPYHLSSLTQAAAGAALRHAPTMLRMVDEIVDQRDRISATLEALGYVAYESWTNFVLFGGVDNPARTWQELYDRGVLIRDVGIPHHLRVSAGTEQETTAFLDALASIDSAA; from the coding sequence ATGGGACAGGTGACCGTTCGCCTCGACGACCTCCCCCTCCGCGACGACCTCCGCGGAAAGAAGCCCTACGGCGCTCCGCAGGCTCCGTTGCCCATCGCCCTGAACGTCAACGAGAACACGCATCCGGTGCCGCAGGAGGTCGCCGACGACATCCTCGACTCGATCGCTCTCGCGCTGCGCGACGTGAACCGGTACCCCGACCGCGAGTTCACCGCCCTGCGGGAGGGCTTCGCCGACTACCTCGGCCACGGACTCACGCGGGAGCAGATCTGGGCCGCCAACGGCTCGAACGAGGTGCTCCAGCACGTGCTGCAGGCGTTCGCCGGTCCAGGACGCACGGCGTTCGGGTTTACACCCACGTACTCGATGTACCCGCTGCTCACGCGCGGCACCGGAGCGACGTGGATCGCGGGCGAGCGTGGGGCCGACTTCTCGGTCGATGCGTCCTCCGCGGCATCCCAGGTGGCCGACGCGGCACCCGATGTGGTGTTCCTGTGCGCGCCCAACAACCCGACCGGCACCCCGATGGGGCTCGACGTGATCGAAGCCGTCTACGACGCGACCCTGGGAATCGTGGTCGTCGACGAGGCCTACCAGGAGTTCGCTCCGCGCGACGAGCGCTCCGCGCTCACGCTTCTTCCCGGGCGCGAGCGGCTCGTCGTCTCGCGCACCATGAGCAAGGCCTTCGCCTTCGCGGGTGCGCGCGTGGGCTATCTCGCGGCCGACCCCGCGCTCGTGGACGCGCTCCGACTCGTGCGGCTGCCGTATCACCTCAGCTCGCTCACGCAGGCGGCGGCGGGCGCCGCCCTCCGCCACGCCCCCACCATGCTGCGCATGGTCGACGAGATCGTCGATCAGCGCGATCGCATCTCGGCCACGCTCGAGGCGCTCGGGTACGTCGCCTACGAATCGTGGACCAACTTCGTGCTGTTCGGCGGCGTCGACAACCCGGCCCGCACGTGGCAGGAGCTCTATGACCGGGGCGTGCTCATCCGCGACGTCGGCATCCCGCACCACCTGCGGGTGTCGGCAGGGACCGAGCAGGAGACCACCGCGTTCCTGGACGCGCTCGCGTCGATAGACTCGGCCGCATGA
- the hisH gene encoding imidazole glycerol phosphate synthase subunit HisH — MTSKPLVAVLDYGSGNVHSAVKALAAAGADARLTADRGLVRDADGLVVPGVGAFRAVMDALRASRGDEMIGRRLAGGRPVLGICVGMQVLFEHGVERGADTVGLGEWPGAVTELDNPVLPHMGWNTVAPGEGSRLFRGIEDERFYFVHSYGAQQWTLDVIPPFPQPAVTWCTYGEPFIAAVENGPLSATQFHPEKSGEAGIRLLANWIDGLGRATL, encoded by the coding sequence GTGACCTCGAAGCCGCTCGTGGCCGTGCTGGACTACGGCTCGGGCAATGTCCACTCGGCCGTCAAGGCCCTCGCCGCCGCCGGAGCCGACGCACGGCTGACGGCGGACCGCGGCCTCGTGCGCGACGCCGACGGGCTCGTCGTGCCCGGCGTCGGCGCGTTCCGCGCCGTGATGGATGCCCTCCGGGCCAGCCGCGGCGACGAAATGATCGGACGTCGTCTGGCCGGTGGTCGTCCCGTGCTGGGCATCTGCGTGGGCATGCAGGTGCTCTTCGAGCACGGCGTCGAACGTGGCGCCGACACGGTCGGGCTCGGCGAGTGGCCCGGCGCCGTCACCGAACTCGACAACCCCGTGCTGCCGCACATGGGCTGGAACACCGTCGCGCCCGGAGAGGGCTCGCGGCTGTTCCGGGGCATCGAGGACGAGCGGTTCTACTTCGTCCACTCCTACGGCGCCCAGCAGTGGACGCTCGACGTCATCCCGCCCTTCCCGCAGCCCGCCGTGACCTGGTGCACCTACGGCGAGCCGTTCATCGCCGCCGTCGAGAACGGACCGCTGTCGGCGACGCAGTTCCACCCCGAGAAATCGGGGGAGGCGGGCATCCGGCTGCTCGCGAATTGGATCGACGGCCTCGGCAGGGCTACCCTCTGA
- the lexA gene encoding transcriptional repressor LexA — MSESTGRERPQTRRRKSLSDKQLAILEVIQRSIARHGYPPSMREIGDAVGLKSLSSVTHQLNQLELSGYLRRDPGKTRAMEVLIDLPGTAAENPADTAPSVGDAALVPLVGRIAAGVPITADQQIEEIFPLPRQLVGKGDLFMLKVSGESMIDAAICDGDWVVVRTQATADNGDIVAAMLDGEATVKTFRQRDGHTWLLPRNSAFEPILGDEAVVLGKVVAVLRTV; from the coding sequence ATGAGCGAGTCGACCGGGCGCGAGAGGCCCCAGACCCGGCGCCGCAAGAGCCTCAGCGACAAGCAGCTCGCGATCCTCGAGGTGATCCAGCGCTCTATCGCACGGCACGGCTACCCGCCGAGCATGCGCGAGATCGGCGACGCCGTCGGCCTGAAGTCGCTCTCGAGCGTGACCCACCAGCTCAACCAGCTCGAGCTCAGCGGCTACCTCCGGCGCGACCCGGGCAAGACACGGGCGATGGAGGTGCTCATCGACCTTCCCGGCACCGCCGCCGAGAACCCGGCCGACACCGCGCCGAGCGTGGGCGACGCCGCGCTCGTGCCGCTCGTGGGCCGGATCGCCGCCGGCGTGCCCATCACCGCCGATCAGCAGATCGAGGAGATCTTCCCGCTCCCGCGGCAGCTGGTCGGCAAGGGCGACCTGTTCATGCTCAAGGTCAGCGGCGAGTCGATGATCGACGCGGCCATCTGCGACGGCGACTGGGTCGTCGTCCGCACGCAGGCCACGGCTGACAACGGCGACATCGTGGCCGCGATGCTCGACGGCGAGGCGACGGTGAAGACCTTCCGCCAGCGCGACGGCCACACCTGGCTCCTCCCCCGCAACTCCGCGTTCGAGCCGATCCTCGGCGACGAGGCGGTCGTGCTCGGCAAGGTCGTGGCCGTGCTGCGCACGGTCTGA
- a CDS encoding pyridoxal phosphate-dependent decarboxylase family protein → MDEATERERMRAALARAQRHADDWLDTLAERAIRPDVGIEGMPARVDSVLPASGREAAAVIDELAAAVEPGLMAMGSPRFYGLVIGGAHPAALAADWLVSAWDQNTGSRRTAPGTAAIEEVAGEWLLELLGLPEGSAVGFTTGATSANLSCLVTGRDTVLRRRGHDVAVAGLAGAPRLRFLAGDAVHSSVVLAGRIAGMGAPQRVGGDEQGRIDVAGLERALAADPDAPTVVALQAGDVHSGAFDGFEAAIGLARAAGAWVHVDGAFGLWAAASPRHAHLVAGMDGADSWATDAHKTLNVPYDCGVAVVRDRAAMAASLGVQAAYLPGASGVPDPWDRVPELSRRARGVTVWAALRALGRDGVAGLVDGLVAAATDLAAGFGAIPGIDVLNDVVFTQVCLAARDDAETAALGEWLRAEGTVWASSSMWHGRTIVRFAVSNRGTDAEAVRRTVDAVERGVRALR, encoded by the coding sequence ATGGACGAGGCGACCGAACGCGAGCGGATGCGGGCCGCACTGGCGCGGGCGCAGCGCCACGCGGACGACTGGCTCGACACGCTGGCCGAGCGGGCGATCCGCCCCGATGTCGGCATCGAGGGGATGCCGGCACGCGTGGATTCCGTGCTGCCGGCGTCGGGGCGGGAGGCGGCCGCGGTCATCGACGAGCTGGCCGCCGCCGTGGAACCCGGCCTCATGGCGATGGGCTCGCCGCGGTTCTACGGGCTGGTGATCGGCGGAGCGCATCCCGCGGCCCTCGCCGCGGACTGGCTGGTGTCGGCATGGGACCAGAACACCGGGTCGCGCCGCACGGCACCGGGGACGGCGGCGATCGAGGAGGTCGCGGGGGAGTGGCTCCTCGAGCTGCTCGGCCTGCCGGAGGGGAGTGCCGTGGGCTTCACCACCGGCGCCACCAGCGCGAACCTGTCGTGTCTGGTGACCGGCCGCGATACCGTGCTGCGCCGCCGCGGACACGACGTCGCGGTCGCAGGCCTCGCGGGCGCTCCGCGGCTGCGCTTCCTCGCCGGCGACGCGGTCCACAGCTCCGTGGTGCTGGCCGGGCGGATCGCCGGCATGGGGGCGCCCCAGCGCGTCGGCGGCGACGAGCAAGGGCGCATCGATGTCGCGGGGCTCGAGCGGGCCCTTGCGGCCGACCCCGACGCGCCGACCGTGGTCGCCCTCCAAGCCGGCGACGTGCACTCGGGCGCGTTCGACGGCTTCGAGGCGGCGATCGGCCTGGCCCGCGCCGCGGGGGCGTGGGTGCACGTCGACGGGGCGTTCGGGCTGTGGGCGGCGGCCTCGCCGCGCCATGCCCACCTGGTCGCCGGAATGGACGGCGCCGACTCGTGGGCGACCGACGCCCACAAGACCCTCAACGTGCCGTACGACTGCGGCGTCGCGGTCGTGCGCGACCGGGCCGCGATGGCCGCATCGCTGGGCGTGCAGGCCGCCTACCTGCCCGGGGCGAGCGGAGTGCCCGACCCGTGGGATCGGGTGCCGGAGCTGTCGCGTCGCGCGCGCGGCGTGACCGTCTGGGCGGCGCTGCGCGCGCTCGGCCGCGACGGCGTCGCCGGACTGGTCGATGGCCTCGTCGCCGCCGCGACCGACCTGGCAGCGGGGTTCGGTGCGATCCCCGGGATCGATGTGCTCAATGACGTCGTCTTCACCCAGGTGTGCCTGGCGGCGCGCGACGACGCCGAGACGGCTGCGCTCGGGGAGTGGCTGCGCGCGGAGGGCACGGTCTGGGCGTCGTCGTCGATGTGGCACGGTCGCACGATCGTGCGCTTCGCCGTGAGCAACCGCGGCACCGACGCCGAGGCGGTGCGCCGCACGGTCGACGCGGTCGAGCGGGGGGTGCGAGCGCTGCGCTGA
- the priA gene encoding bifunctional 1-(5-phosphoribosyl)-5-((5-phosphoribosylamino)methylideneamino)imidazole-4-carboxamide isomerase/phosphoribosylanthranilate isomerase PriA: MNDFASTPTLTLLPAVDVADGKAVRLTQGEAGTETSYGDPVDAAGEWARQGAEWIHLVDLDAAFGRGSNAAIMRKVIRQYKNVQIELSGGIRDDRSLEAALESGAARVNLGTAALENPEWAADVIGRYGEAIAVGLDVRGTTLAARGWTREGGDLWTVLDRLEAAGCSRYVVTDVTKDGTLQGPNLELLRQMTARTPKPVVASGGISSLDDIAALRELVPLGVEGAIVGKALYAGAFTLAEALDVAGR, from the coding sequence ATGAACGATTTCGCGTCTACGCCCACGCTGACCCTCCTGCCCGCCGTCGACGTCGCCGACGGCAAGGCCGTCCGCCTCACGCAGGGCGAAGCCGGAACGGAGACCAGTTACGGCGACCCGGTCGACGCGGCCGGCGAGTGGGCCCGCCAGGGCGCCGAGTGGATCCACCTCGTCGACCTGGATGCCGCCTTCGGCCGCGGCAGCAACGCGGCGATCATGCGCAAGGTGATCCGTCAGTACAAGAACGTCCAGATCGAGCTCTCGGGCGGGATCCGCGACGACCGCTCGCTGGAGGCCGCGCTGGAAAGCGGCGCCGCGCGCGTGAATCTCGGCACGGCGGCGCTGGAGAACCCCGAGTGGGCTGCCGACGTCATCGGCCGCTACGGCGAGGCCATCGCCGTCGGCCTCGACGTGCGGGGCACGACGCTCGCCGCACGTGGCTGGACCCGCGAGGGCGGCGACCTGTGGACCGTGCTCGACCGGCTCGAGGCCGCCGGCTGCAGCCGCTACGTCGTCACCGACGTGACCAAGGACGGCACGCTGCAGGGCCCGAACCTCGAACTGCTGCGGCAGATGACCGCCCGCACGCCCAAGCCTGTGGTCGCCTCGGGCGGGATCTCGAGCCTCGACGACATCGCGGCGCTGCGCGAGCTCGTCCCGCTGGGCGTCGAGGGCGCGATTGTGGGCAAGGCCCTCTATGCGGGCGCCTTCACGCTCGCCGAGGCCCTGGATGTCGCCGGACGCTGA
- the infC gene encoding translation initiation factor IF-3, giving the protein MSDPRTNERIRVPEVRLVGPNGEQVGVVRIEVAQRLAQEADLDLVEVAPNSKPPVVKIMDYGKFKYEAAQKAKEARRNQANTVLKEVRFRLKIEAHDYITKLKRAEGFLKSGDKVKAMILFRGREQSRPEQGVRLLRKFAEDVAEFGTVESNPTIDGRNMVMVVAPHKNKSEVKTEQNAQRAANKEAARSARSGSAESADPAPAE; this is encoded by the coding sequence ATCAGCGATCCCCGCACCAATGAGCGCATCCGCGTTCCCGAGGTCCGACTCGTCGGTCCCAACGGTGAACAGGTCGGCGTCGTCCGCATCGAAGTTGCGCAGCGTCTGGCTCAGGAGGCCGATCTCGACCTGGTCGAGGTGGCCCCCAACTCGAAGCCTCCCGTCGTCAAGATCATGGATTACGGGAAGTTCAAGTACGAGGCCGCTCAGAAGGCCAAGGAAGCCCGCCGCAACCAGGCGAACACGGTCCTCAAGGAGGTCCGCTTCCGGCTGAAGATCGAAGCGCACGACTACATCACCAAGCTCAAGCGCGCCGAGGGCTTCCTGAAGTCCGGCGACAAGGTGAAGGCGATGATCCTGTTCCGCGGCCGCGAGCAGTCGCGCCCCGAGCAGGGTGTGCGCCTGCTGCGCAAGTTCGCTGAGGACGTCGCCGAGTTCGGCACCGTCGAGTCCAACCCGACGATCGACGGTCGCAACATGGTGATGGTGGTCGCACCGCACAAGAACAAGTCCGAGGTGAAGACGGAGCAGAACGCCCAGCGCGCGGCGAACAAGGAGGCGGCACGGTCCGCCCGCAGCGGCTCCGCAGAATCGGCCGACCCGGCGCCCGCCGAGTAG
- a CDS encoding DUF1844 domain-containing protein, with protein sequence MPGSDDDRHARWEEQEKAASAATRDIADVPAVEVITTAAVHLMSASAVKVGLADDPAHQTDLDEARKLINALAGLITAGAPEISDMHARSLRDGLRSLQLAFREASTIPDPIGKGPGEKWTGPVT encoded by the coding sequence ATTCCCGGCTCCGACGACGACCGCCACGCCCGTTGGGAGGAGCAGGAGAAGGCCGCCTCGGCCGCCACGCGCGACATCGCCGACGTGCCCGCCGTGGAGGTCATCACCACCGCCGCGGTGCACCTCATGAGCGCTTCCGCGGTCAAGGTCGGCCTCGCCGACGACCCCGCCCACCAGACCGACCTCGACGAGGCGCGAAAGCTCATCAACGCCCTCGCCGGCCTCATCACCGCCGGTGCCCCCGAGATCAGCGACATGCACGCGCGGTCGCTGCGCGACGGGCTGCGTTCGCTCCAGCTGGCATTCCGCGAGGCATCCACGATCCCCGACCCGATCGGCAAGGGCCCCGGCGAGAAGTGGACCGGGCCGGTCACCTGA
- the hisB gene encoding imidazoleglycerol-phosphate dehydratase HisB: protein MTATHRTASIRRATSESTVELELDLDGTGRSRIDSSVPFFDHMLTAFAKHSLTDLTVRASGDTDIDAHHTVEDISIVLGQAIREALGDKSGISRYGDALVPLDEALAQAVVDISGRPYLVHTGEPEGFEHHLIGGHFTGSLVRHTFEAISYNAALTVHVRVLSGRDPHHIAEAEYKAFARAFRQAKALDPLVDGIPSTKGAL from the coding sequence ATGACCGCCACGCACCGCACCGCGTCGATCCGGCGTGCCACGAGCGAGTCGACGGTCGAGCTGGAGCTCGATCTCGACGGAACGGGCCGGAGCCGCATCGACAGCAGCGTGCCGTTCTTCGACCACATGCTGACGGCGTTCGCCAAGCACTCGCTGACCGACCTCACGGTGCGCGCTTCGGGCGACACCGACATCGACGCGCACCACACGGTCGAGGACATCTCGATCGTGCTGGGCCAGGCGATCCGCGAGGCGCTCGGCGACAAGTCGGGCATCTCGCGCTACGGCGATGCCCTGGTCCCGCTCGACGAGGCGCTCGCGCAGGCCGTCGTCGACATCAGCGGCCGCCCCTACCTCGTGCACACCGGCGAGCCGGAAGGCTTCGAGCACCACCTCATCGGCGGCCACTTCACGGGATCGCTGGTGCGGCACACCTTCGAGGCGATCTCCTACAACGCCGCTCTCACGGTGCATGTGCGCGTGCTGTCGGGCCGCGACCCCCACCACATCGCCGAGGCCGAGTACAAGGCGTTCGCGCGGGCGTTCCGGCAGGCCAAGGCGCTCGACCCTCTGGTCGATGGCATCCCGAGCACCAAGGGCGCCCTGTGA
- a CDS encoding LysM peptidoglycan-binding domain-containing protein: protein MTALSPVLTAPTVPSATRLRLTVRGRRVLAALAALPAVAVLCAVVLGGGAALASRDAGAPVGSFETVIVESGDTLWAIAQQVAPAADPRDVVDDLVRLNALDGVSLQAGQRLAIPAEYSH, encoded by the coding sequence ATGACCGCTCTCAGCCCCGTTCTCACCGCCCCGACCGTCCCGTCGGCGACCCGGCTCCGCCTCACCGTCCGAGGCCGGCGCGTGCTCGCCGCCCTCGCCGCCCTGCCCGCCGTGGCGGTGCTGTGCGCGGTCGTCCTCGGGGGCGGCGCCGCACTCGCGTCCCGCGATGCCGGGGCGCCCGTCGGCTCCTTCGAGACGGTGATCGTCGAGTCCGGCGACACGCTGTGGGCGATCGCGCAGCAGGTCGCCCCCGCCGCCGACCCGCGCGACGTGGTCGACGACCTGGTGCGGCTGAACGCCCTCGACGGCGTCTCGCTCCAGGCCGGTCAGCGCCTCGCGATCCCCGCGGAGTACTCCCACTGA
- a CDS encoding SseB family protein, which translates to MSPDAETPEPPAGPHHHGDSAGVPWEGRSFQANPHAGDDGSADPALAAALRAFRAGEVGQDAVVDAYRSARLLIPLVAEKGDEGVGPHGLAVDKTQELSIVTVAAPDGRRVLPVFSDVASMSRWDAAARPIPADGMRTALAASSDDTDLIVLDPGSPTEFVLRRPAVWAIAQGQRWEPSFASPEVYAGLQASIGGELAVLDLSVGPGDPTARLRGPELIVRLHLIDGLEKDALDAVLTRLATRWAADDRIAVLVDSLEVKLVRA; encoded by the coding sequence ATGTCGCCGGACGCTGAGACGCCGGAACCCCCTGCCGGCCCCCACCACCACGGCGACTCCGCCGGGGTTCCGTGGGAGGGCCGCAGCTTCCAGGCGAACCCGCACGCCGGCGATGACGGCTCGGCCGACCCCGCGCTCGCCGCGGCGCTGCGCGCCTTCCGCGCCGGCGAGGTCGGCCAGGACGCCGTCGTCGACGCCTACCGGTCCGCGCGCCTGCTGATTCCCCTCGTCGCAGAGAAGGGCGATGAGGGCGTCGGCCCGCACGGCCTGGCGGTCGACAAGACGCAGGAGCTGTCGATCGTCACGGTGGCCGCGCCCGACGGGCGTCGCGTGCTGCCCGTCTTCAGCGACGTGGCGTCGATGAGCCGCTGGGATGCCGCGGCGCGGCCGATTCCCGCCGACGGCATGCGCACGGCGCTGGCCGCCTCGAGCGACGACACCGATCTCATCGTGCTCGACCCGGGGTCGCCGACAGAGTTCGTGCTGCGCCGCCCCGCGGTCTGGGCGATCGCGCAGGGGCAGCGGTGGGAGCCCAGCTTCGCCTCTCCCGAGGTGTACGCGGGTCTTCAGGCGAGCATCGGGGGAGAGCTGGCCGTGCTCGACCTCTCCGTCGGCCCCGGCGACCCGACGGCGCGCCTGCGGGGTCCGGAGCTGATCGTGCGCCTCCACCTCATCGACGGGCTCGAGAAGGACGCGCTCGACGCCGTGCTGACGCGCCTGGCCACGCGCTGGGCCGCCGACGACCGCATCGCGGTGCTCGTGGACTCGCTGGAGGTCAAGCTGGTCCGCGCCTGA